A section of the Procambarus clarkii isolate CNS0578487 chromosome 38, FALCON_Pclarkii_2.0, whole genome shotgun sequence genome encodes:
- the LOC138349626 gene encoding uncharacterized protein translates to MYTGTSSRKSRALGTPSNPFPCSHEVMKPPVSVVDVIPQNINESPGAAAVEVLPENFDAAAELAAEIKKIQELQVKISQWQQRRMKAEISWEESRSVLFEWEVCRHAVPVEDTKCFKCMIEASIKCEDCHRLFCYHCDMKKHFLNPFHDRFSWASEYYEALPPTVTVDLNGTFTDWHM, encoded by the exons ATGTACACTGGCACTTCGTCTAGAAAAAGCAGAGCTTTAG GCACACCATCAAATCCTTTCCCTTGCAGTCATGAAGTAATGAAACCTCCAGTTTCTGTTGTAGACGTTATACCCCAAAATATCAATG AGTCtcccggtgctgctgctgttgaagtGTTACCTGAAAACTTTGATG CCGCTGCCGAACTTGctgcagaaataaaaaaaatccaagaaTTGCAAGTGAAGATCTCTCAATGGCAGCAAAGAAGAATGAAGGCTGAAATTTCTTGGGAAGAAAGTCGGTCAGTTCTATTTGAGTGGGAGGTGTGTAGGCACGCTGTTCCAGTTGAAG ACACAAAATGCTTCAAATGTATGATTGAAGccagcatcaaatgtgaagattGTCATCGCCTATTCTGCTACCACTGTGatatgaaaaaacattttttaaaccCATTCCATGATAGGTTTTCCTGGGCCAGTGAATATTATGAAGCATTGCCACCAACTGTGACTGTTGACCTTAATGGGACATTTACTGACTGGCATATGTAA